A single region of the Equus przewalskii isolate Varuska chromosome 26, EquPr2, whole genome shotgun sequence genome encodes:
- the LOC103565003 gene encoding olfactory receptor 1L4-like has translation MEIKNYSSSTSDFILLGLSSNPQLQKPLFAIFLIIYLVTLVGNVLIILAIHSDSRLHTLMYFFLSNLSCMDICFTTDIVPKMLVSFLSETKSISYVGCLIQMYFFMAFGNTDSYLLASMAIDRLVAICNPFHYDVVMNPQRCLLMLLGSCTISHVHSMLHVLLISRLSFCASHVIKHFFCDTQPVLKLSCSDTSSNQIVLMTESLAVIATPFLCVLFSYLRIIITVLRIPSAAGKWKTFSTCGSHLTVVVLFYGSIIYVYFRPLSMYSVVKDRVATLMYTVVTPMLNPFIYSLKNKDMKMGMRKLRFRIHS, from the coding sequence ATGGAAATAAAGAACTACAGTAGCAGCACCTCAGACTTTATCCTCCTGGGCCTTTCTTCCAACCCTCAGCTGCAGAAGCCCCTCTTTGCCATCTTCCTCATCATCTACCTGGTCACCCTGGTGGGGAATGTACTCATTATCCTGGCCATCCACTCAGACTCCCGGCTCCATACCCttatgtacttttttctcagcAACCTGTCCTGCATGGATATCTGCTTCACAACAGACATTGTGCCCAAGATGCTGGTGAGTTTCCTGTCAGAGACAAAGTCTATCTCCTACGTGGGCTGCCTCATTCAGATGTACTTCTTCATGGCCTTTGGGAACACTGACAGCTACCTACTGGCCTCTATGGCCATAGACCGGCTGGTAGCCATCTGCAACCCCTTCCATTATGATGTGGTTATGAACCCACAGCGTTGCCTCCTCATGCTGCTTGGTTCTTGTACCATCTCCCACGTGCACTCTATGCTTCATGTGCTACTCATTTCCCGCCTGTCTTTCTGTGCCTCCCATGTCATTAAGCACTTTTTTTGTGATACCCAGCCTGTGCTAAAACTATCCTGCTCTGATACCTCTTCCAACCAGATTGTGCTAATGACCGAGTCCCTGGCTGTCATTGCGACCCCCTTCCTGTGCGTCCTCTTCTCCTACCTGAGAATCATCATTACTGTGCTCAGAATCCCCTCTGCAGCTGGGAAGTGGAAGACCTTCTCTACCTGTGGCTCCCACCTCACTGTAGTGGTCTTGTTCTATGGAAGTATAATCTATGTCTACTTTAGACCCCTGTCCATGTACTCAGTGGTTAAGGACAGGGTTGCCACACTTATGTACACAGTAGTGACACCCATGCTGAACCCTTTCATCTACAGCCTGAAGAACAAAGATATGAAGATGGGTATGAGAAAATTAAGGTTCAGAATTCACTCATAG